In Hemicordylus capensis ecotype Gifberg chromosome 13, rHemCap1.1.pri, whole genome shotgun sequence, a single window of DNA contains:
- the NPRL3 gene encoding GATOR complex protein NPRL3 isoform X2, translating to MCGKKFELKIDNVRFVGHPTLLQHAFGQISKTDPSPKREMPTMILFNVVFALRATADPSVISCLHNLSRRIAIVLQHEERRCQYLTREAKLILAIQDEVSAMSETTEGPQSPFLHILPKCKLARDLKEAYDSLCTTGVVRLHINNWLEVSFCLPHKIHYVASHFIPPEAIERSLKAIRPYHALLLVRDEKCLLGELPLDCSPALVRVIRTTSAVKNLQQLAQDADLALLQVFQLAAHLVYWGKAIIVYPLCENNVYMLSPNASVCLYSPLADEFSCQFPGHDLPSVLSKFSLPISLSEFKSPLAPPVQETQLIQMVVWMLQHRLLIQLHTYACLMVPPKEEDIRARAEELPFAARVGSRSLSTPNALSFGSPTSSDDMTLTSPSMDNSSAELLPGADSPVNKRMTENLLTSLSEHEREAILSAPAAHNPEDLRMFARLLHYFRGRHHVEEIMYNENIRRSHLLMLLDKFRSVLVVTNHEDPVISVFQSLQK from the exons ATCTCCAAGACGGACCCCTCCCCGAAGAGGGAGATGCCCACCATGATCCTCTTTAACGTGGTTTTTGCCTTAAGG GCGACTGCAGACCCCTCAGTGATCAGCTGCCTGCATAACCTCTCACGCCGCATCGCCATCGTCCTCCAGCACGAGGAGCGCCGCTGCCAGTACCTCACCAGAGAGGCCAAGCTCATCCTGGCCATCCAAGACGAGGTCTCCGCCATGTCCGAGA CAACGGAAGGCCCCCAGTCGCCTTTCCTCCACATCCTTCCGAAGTGCAAGCTGGCCAGAGACCTCAAGGAGGCTTATGACAG CCTCTGCACCACCGGAGTGGTCCGGCTGCATATCAACAACTGGCTGGAAGTGAGCTTCTGCCTGCCGCACAAGATCCATTACGTCGCCTCCCACTTTATCCCCCCGGAAGCCATCGAGAGGAGCCTGAAAGCCATTCG ACCTTACCACGCCCTGCTGCTGGTCAGGGATGAGAAATGCCTCCTCGGCGAGCTCCCCTTGGACTGCTCCCCTGCCCTGGTGCGTGTGATCAGGACCACCTCTGCTGTGAAGAACCTTCAGCAGCTGGCACAGGATGCGGACCTCGCCCTGCTCCAG GTGTTCCAGCTGGCTGCACACCTGGTGTACTGGGGGAAAGCCATCATCGTCTACCCCCTGTGCGAGAACAATGTCTACATGCTGTCCCCCAACGCCAGTGTTTGCCT TTATTCCCCTTTGGCGGATGAATTTTCCTGTCAGTTTCCTGGCCACGATCTGCCTTCTGTCCTGTCCAAGTTCTCCTTGCCCATTTCCTTATCGGAGTTTAAGAGCCCGCTTGCACCCCCAGTGCAGGAG ACGCAGCTGATCCAGATGGTGGTCTGGATGCTCCAGCACCGGCTTCTCATCCAGCTCCACACCTACGCTTGCCTGATGGTTCCCCCGAAGGAAGAGGACATCCGAGCCCGAGCAGAAGAGCTGCCCTTTGCTGCTCGCGTGGGCAGCCGGAGCCTCAGCACTCCCAATGCGCTCAGCTTTGGCTCTCCAA CCAGCAGCGATGACATGACCCTCACGAGCCCCAGCATGGACAACTCCAGCGCAGAGCTGCTTCCGGGGGCTGACTCGCCCGTCAACAAGCGCATGACGGAGAATCTCCTGACCAGCCTCTCGGAGCACGAGCGGGAAGCCATTCTCAGTGCCCCAGCAGCCCACAACCCAGAAGACCTGCGTATGTTTGCAAG GCTCCTGCATTACTTCCGGGGACGTCATCACGTGGAGGAGATCATGTACAACGAGAACATCCGCCGCTCCCACCTGCTGATGCTCTTGGACAAGTTCCGAAGCGTGCTGGTGGTGACCAACCACGAGGACCCAGTCATCTCCGTCTTCCAGTCCCTCCAGAAGTGA
- the NPRL3 gene encoding GATOR complex protein NPRL3 isoform X3, translating to MCSAALFLPHVPGLSTAVWNRFGISKTDPSPKREMPTMILFNVVFALRATADPSVISCLHNLSRRIAIVLQHEERRCQYLTREAKLILAIQDEVSAMSETTEGPQSPFLHILPKCKLARDLKEAYDSLCTTGVVRLHINNWLEVSFCLPHKIHYVASHFIPPEAIERSLKAIRPYHALLLVRDEKCLLGELPLDCSPALVRVIRTTSAVKNLQQLAQDADLALLQVFQLAAHLVYWGKAIIVYPLCENNVYMLSPNASVCLYSPLADEFSCQFPGHDLPSVLSKFSLPISLSEFKSPLAPPVQETQLIQMVVWMLQHRLLIQLHTYACLMVPPKEEDIRARAEELPFAARVGSRSLSTPNALSFGSPTSSDDMTLTSPSMDNSSAELLPGADSPVNKRMTENLLTSLSEHEREAILSAPAAHNPEDLRMFARLLHYFRGRHHVEEIMYNENIRRSHLLMLLDKFRSVLVVTNHEDPVISVFQSLQK from the exons ATGTGCTCAGCTGCACTCTTCCTTCCTCATGTCCCTGGCCTAAGCACTGCTGTTTGGAACAGGTTTGGG ATCTCCAAGACGGACCCCTCCCCGAAGAGGGAGATGCCCACCATGATCCTCTTTAACGTGGTTTTTGCCTTAAGG GCGACTGCAGACCCCTCAGTGATCAGCTGCCTGCATAACCTCTCACGCCGCATCGCCATCGTCCTCCAGCACGAGGAGCGCCGCTGCCAGTACCTCACCAGAGAGGCCAAGCTCATCCTGGCCATCCAAGACGAGGTCTCCGCCATGTCCGAGA CAACGGAAGGCCCCCAGTCGCCTTTCCTCCACATCCTTCCGAAGTGCAAGCTGGCCAGAGACCTCAAGGAGGCTTATGACAG CCTCTGCACCACCGGAGTGGTCCGGCTGCATATCAACAACTGGCTGGAAGTGAGCTTCTGCCTGCCGCACAAGATCCATTACGTCGCCTCCCACTTTATCCCCCCGGAAGCCATCGAGAGGAGCCTGAAAGCCATTCG ACCTTACCACGCCCTGCTGCTGGTCAGGGATGAGAAATGCCTCCTCGGCGAGCTCCCCTTGGACTGCTCCCCTGCCCTGGTGCGTGTGATCAGGACCACCTCTGCTGTGAAGAACCTTCAGCAGCTGGCACAGGATGCGGACCTCGCCCTGCTCCAG GTGTTCCAGCTGGCTGCACACCTGGTGTACTGGGGGAAAGCCATCATCGTCTACCCCCTGTGCGAGAACAATGTCTACATGCTGTCCCCCAACGCCAGTGTTTGCCT TTATTCCCCTTTGGCGGATGAATTTTCCTGTCAGTTTCCTGGCCACGATCTGCCTTCTGTCCTGTCCAAGTTCTCCTTGCCCATTTCCTTATCGGAGTTTAAGAGCCCGCTTGCACCCCCAGTGCAGGAG ACGCAGCTGATCCAGATGGTGGTCTGGATGCTCCAGCACCGGCTTCTCATCCAGCTCCACACCTACGCTTGCCTGATGGTTCCCCCGAAGGAAGAGGACATCCGAGCCCGAGCAGAAGAGCTGCCCTTTGCTGCTCGCGTGGGCAGCCGGAGCCTCAGCACTCCCAATGCGCTCAGCTTTGGCTCTCCAA CCAGCAGCGATGACATGACCCTCACGAGCCCCAGCATGGACAACTCCAGCGCAGAGCTGCTTCCGGGGGCTGACTCGCCCGTCAACAAGCGCATGACGGAGAATCTCCTGACCAGCCTCTCGGAGCACGAGCGGGAAGCCATTCTCAGTGCCCCAGCAGCCCACAACCCAGAAGACCTGCGTATGTTTGCAAG GCTCCTGCATTACTTCCGGGGACGTCATCACGTGGAGGAGATCATGTACAACGAGAACATCCGCCGCTCCCACCTGCTGATGCTCTTGGACAAGTTCCGAAGCGTGCTGGTGGTGACCAACCACGAGGACCCAGTCATCTCCGTCTTCCAGTCCCTCCAGAAGTGA